A genomic region of Leptolyngbya sp. FACHB-261 contains the following coding sequences:
- a CDS encoding HAD hydrolase-like protein, whose amino-acid sequence MYTTSKYEPVSMQRFFCALTLDLADPIVLQNEHCLQRQRYGFMPNLEECDFSYRPIANGDIKLNADLSSWASWQLAQKKKPLPFSFCAALDRMQLSCHQVMVVSDSRHTDALEAWLSGWRSIQVATLPHP is encoded by the coding sequence ATGTATACAACCAGTAAGTACGAACCAGTAAGTATGCAACGGTTCTTCTGCGCCCTTACCCTAGACCTGGCTGATCCGATTGTTTTGCAAAATGAGCACTGTCTCCAGAGACAGAGGTATGGCTTCATGCCAAATCTCGAGGAGTGCGATTTCTCATATCGTCCAATAGCAAACGGCGATATCAAGTTAAATGCTGATCTGAGCAGTTGGGCCTCTTGGCAATTAGCCCAGAAAAAAAAGCCATTACCGTTTTCGTTCTGCGCAGCGCTGGATAGGATGCAGCTTTCTTGTCACCAGGTGATGGTAGTTAGCGATAGCCGTCACACCGATGCACTAGAAGCGTGGCTGAGCGGCTGGCGCTCTATTCAAGTGGCTACGTTACCGCATCCCTAA